Proteins encoded by one window of Akkermansia muciniphila ATCC BAA-835:
- a CDS encoding sugar O-acetyltransferase, whose protein sequence is MMTELEKCMAGEWYDCHDKVFLEFKNKTHRLLMKYNSLPYDHKEEKRQVLKEMLGSVGTKVSIGHSFICDYGRNIHIGNNVTVNTGCTFVDCNRITIGNNVLIAPNVQIYTATHPIELNERLTPVETDEGIEYIRHTYALPVTIEDGCWIGGGVIILPGITIGKGSVIGAGSVVTKNIPPDSLAAGNPCKVIRKINGSREQ, encoded by the coding sequence ATAATGACTGAACTGGAAAAATGCATGGCGGGCGAATGGTACGACTGCCATGACAAGGTGTTTCTGGAATTCAAAAACAAGACGCACCGGCTCCTGATGAAATACAATTCCCTCCCTTACGACCATAAGGAGGAAAAGCGCCAGGTGCTCAAGGAAATGCTGGGCAGCGTCGGCACCAAGGTCTCCATCGGCCATTCCTTCATCTGCGATTACGGCCGCAACATCCATATCGGGAACAACGTCACCGTCAATACGGGCTGCACGTTCGTGGACTGCAACAGGATCACCATCGGCAACAATGTGCTGATCGCCCCCAACGTACAGATTTACACCGCTACACACCCCATTGAGCTGAATGAACGCCTCACTCCCGTGGAAACGGATGAAGGAATCGAATACATCCGCCATACCTACGCTCTTCCCGTAACGATAGAAGACGGTTGCTGGATTGGCGGCGGCGTCATTATCCTGCCCGGCATTACCATCGGAAAAGGAAGCGTCATCGGAGCCGGCAGCGTGGTCACCAAAAATATTCCTCCCGACAGCCTGGCGGCGGGGAACCCCTGCAAGGTTATTCGTAAAATCAACGGAAGTCGGGAACAATGA
- a CDS encoding HAD family hydrolase, whose amino-acid sequence MIKLIAFDLDGTIGDTVPMCIRAFEKAVSPYAGHTLSEREITQTFGLNEVGMIKKVAGEKWREALHDFYPVYEEMHQSCPSPYEGIRELIKTLQKAGVLVALITGKGDKSCRITLEQFGMRNLFCSIKTGTEDKPNKAEAIEELLHDFRLNKDEFYYIGDAVSDVAACNKAGVTCLSAAWATTADVNGLKKANPSKVFPSIKELTLFLSIEK is encoded by the coding sequence ATGATCAAGCTGATCGCTTTTGATCTGGACGGAACCATTGGGGACACGGTCCCTATGTGCATCAGGGCATTTGAAAAAGCAGTTTCTCCCTATGCCGGACACACGCTGAGCGAACGGGAAATCACGCAGACTTTCGGCCTGAATGAAGTAGGAATGATCAAGAAAGTTGCTGGAGAAAAATGGCGGGAAGCTCTCCATGATTTCTACCCGGTTTATGAAGAAATGCATCAATCATGCCCGTCTCCGTATGAAGGTATACGTGAATTGATAAAAACCTTGCAAAAGGCTGGCGTGCTTGTCGCCCTGATTACCGGGAAGGGAGACAAAAGCTGCCGCATCACGCTTGAGCAATTCGGCATGCGGAATTTGTTCTGTTCCATCAAGACCGGAACGGAAGACAAACCAAACAAGGCGGAAGCCATTGAAGAACTTCTGCATGACTTCCGCTTGAACAAAGATGAATTTTACTATATCGGGGATGCGGTTTCGGATGTGGCCGCCTGCAACAAAGCGGGGGTGACCTGCCTGTCCGCCGCCTGGGCAACGACCGCAGATGTCAACGGATTGAAAAAAGCCAACCCCTCAAAGGTTTTTCCCAGCATAAAGGAATTGACATTATTCCTGTCCATTGAGAAATAA
- a CDS encoding NYN domain-containing protein, translated as MKFHRIVVLIDADNTNLANLEKLIQYISTRGRIVVKRAYGNWSENLKDKKSALQQSGFKTEHYFNCVPGKNATDIALAIDAVDLLHKNSYDSFVIVSSDSDFTPLSIYLKESGVYVIGFGKSNASEAFRNGCDEFKDIEKIPTSESNSQHLKNTAPSATKKDPLEIIHKHLQQCAIDNKKDDGYTSASDAGKYLRQHILGFTPKTYGYKNLTNLLEDFRNLYAIEKHPIPGNKNSVNVSYKLCNSTNNSES; from the coding sequence ATGAAATTTCATAGGATAGTTGTTCTCATTGATGCTGATAATACCAATCTAGCTAATCTTGAAAAACTCATACAATACATATCCACTCGTGGACGTATTGTGGTCAAAAGAGCTTACGGTAATTGGAGTGAAAATTTAAAGGATAAGAAATCTGCACTACAACAGTCTGGTTTTAAAACAGAGCATTATTTCAATTGTGTTCCCGGAAAAAATGCAACAGATATAGCATTAGCTATCGACGCCGTAGATTTATTACATAAAAATTCTTACGACTCCTTTGTTATTGTTTCAAGTGATAGTGATTTTACACCTCTTTCTATCTACCTTAAAGAATCAGGAGTTTATGTAATAGGATTTGGAAAAAGCAATGCTTCTGAAGCTTTTAGAAACGGCTGTGATGAATTTAAAGATATAGAAAAAATTCCTACTAGTGAATCAAATTCTCAACATTTGAAGAATACCGCCCCGTCTGCAACAAAAAAAGATCCTTTAGAGATAATCCATAAACATCTTCAACAATGTGCGATAGATAATAAGAAAGACGATGGGTACACATCTGCAAGCGATGCTGGTAAATATCTTCGACAGCACATCCTTGGTTTTACTCCAAAAACCTATGGATACAAGAATCTTACTAATCTTTTAGAAGACTTTCGCAATCTCTATGCTATTGAAAAACATCCAATTCCCGGTAATAAAAACTCTGTTAATGTTAGCTATAAACTCTGTAACTCTACAAACAATTCAGAATCCTGA
- a CDS encoding AEC family transporter, giving the protein MDTGAVILTSFLSTIPVYLFFATGFYLRHKQVIQADHDAPIMRIAMDVAYPCLVFHSIMKYMVLSGNETLSSVSFSLQAISAGALELLLGIAAAWLVAKLLRMRIGTGLRTFTLTAGVQNYAFFVIPIIQMLFTAGNDPTLGILFVHNVGCELVVWSIGVIIIAGGPGNLNMGVFFRGPLLAVIVGLALAWSGLGTYVAQPPLMKTFEMIGNCATPLCLILFGCSMRDLWHNMKWEPKPIICGLLTRLGLAPALLLLMAYFLPVDDYIKRVIIIQAAIPSAVIPVILAKRFGGHPDLGTQILLTTTVASFLTLPCWLALGSTLVVPLY; this is encoded by the coding sequence ATGGATACCGGCGCCGTCATCCTCACCTCCTTTCTCTCCACCATTCCCGTTTATCTTTTCTTTGCTACGGGTTTCTATCTGCGCCACAAGCAAGTCATCCAGGCAGACCACGACGCGCCCATCATGCGCATCGCGATGGATGTGGCCTATCCCTGCCTCGTCTTCCACAGTATCATGAAGTACATGGTGCTCTCCGGAAATGAGACGCTCAGCAGCGTTTCCTTTTCCCTCCAGGCCATTTCAGCTGGGGCCCTGGAACTTCTGCTGGGCATCGCAGCTGCATGGCTGGTCGCTAAACTGCTGCGCATGCGCATCGGCACGGGCCTGCGTACGTTCACCCTGACGGCGGGAGTGCAGAACTACGCTTTTTTCGTCATTCCCATCATCCAGATGCTGTTTACCGCCGGCAACGACCCCACGCTGGGCATCCTTTTCGTCCACAATGTAGGGTGTGAACTGGTCGTCTGGAGCATCGGCGTTATCATTATCGCAGGCGGTCCGGGCAACCTGAACATGGGCGTCTTTTTCCGCGGGCCCCTGCTGGCCGTCATCGTGGGCTTGGCGCTCGCCTGGTCCGGCCTGGGAACCTATGTGGCCCAACCGCCCCTGATGAAGACTTTTGAAATGATCGGCAACTGCGCCACGCCCCTGTGCCTGATCCTGTTCGGATGTTCCATGCGGGATTTATGGCATAACATGAAGTGGGAACCCAAACCCATCATCTGCGGCCTGCTGACGCGGCTGGGGCTGGCCCCTGCACTGCTGCTCCTGATGGCTTATTTCCTTCCGGTGGATGATTATATCAAGCGCGTCATCATCATCCAGGCAGCCATTCCCTCCGCCGTCATTCCGGTCATTCTGGCCAAACGTTTCGGAGGCCATCCGGACCTGGGCACTCAAATCCTGCTGACAACGACGGTGGCTTCCTTCCTCACACTGCCCTGCTGGTTGGCTCTTGGTTCCACCCTGGTCGTACCATTGTATTAA
- a CDS encoding 3-deoxy-7-phosphoheptulonate synthase, which yields MNWFKTDDIRIQDIEPLISPAILIKDYPATTEIAKMVATTRKNAENIISGHDDRLLVVVGPCSIHDPQAAVDYASRLKEQMARFEKDLVIIMRVYFEKPRTTVGWKGLINDPFMNHTFDINRGLHMARGLLLRLGDMGVPAATEFLDTITPQYIADLITWGAIGARTTESQVHRELASGLSMPVGFKNGTSGSLQIAVDAIVSSSCPHCFLSVTKQGVSAIVSTTGNKSCHLILRGSSLGPNFDEDHVKEAEEALQKAGINNRIMIDCSHGNSCKDYRKQPAVAANIAEQISSGSEQVVAVMIESNIVEGAQPLSSDLVYGKSITDQCIGWETTVEVLETLAAAVRKRRAKRQEA from the coding sequence ATGAACTGGTTCAAAACAGACGACATACGCATTCAAGACATTGAGCCCCTGATTTCCCCCGCCATTTTAATCAAGGATTATCCGGCAACCACCGAAATCGCCAAAATGGTGGCTACGACCCGCAAGAATGCGGAGAACATCATTTCCGGCCACGACGACCGCCTGCTGGTGGTGGTGGGGCCATGCTCCATCCATGATCCCCAGGCTGCCGTGGACTATGCCTCCCGCCTGAAGGAACAAATGGCGCGCTTTGAAAAGGATCTGGTGATCATCATGCGCGTGTATTTTGAAAAGCCCCGCACCACCGTTGGCTGGAAGGGCCTCATCAACGACCCGTTCATGAACCATACCTTTGACATCAACCGCGGCCTCCATATGGCCCGCGGGCTGCTGCTGCGCCTGGGGGATATGGGAGTGCCCGCAGCTACCGAGTTCCTGGACACCATCACGCCGCAGTACATTGCGGACCTGATCACGTGGGGCGCCATCGGCGCGCGCACCACGGAAAGCCAGGTACACCGTGAACTGGCTTCCGGGCTTTCCATGCCTGTGGGATTCAAGAATGGCACCAGCGGCAGCCTGCAAATCGCTGTAGACGCCATTGTTTCCTCCTCCTGTCCGCACTGCTTCCTTTCCGTGACCAAGCAGGGAGTTTCCGCCATTGTTTCCACTACGGGCAATAAATCCTGCCACCTGATCCTGCGCGGTTCCTCCCTGGGGCCGAACTTTGATGAAGATCATGTAAAAGAAGCGGAAGAAGCCTTGCAGAAGGCCGGCATCAACAACCGCATCATGATAGACTGTTCCCACGGAAACAGTTGCAAGGATTATCGCAAACAGCCGGCTGTGGCCGCCAATATCGCGGAACAGATATCCAGCGGGTCCGAACAGGTTGTTGCCGTGATGATTGAAAGCAACATTGTGGAAGGGGCCCAGCCGTTGAGTTCCGACCTGGTGTACGGCAAGAGCATCACGGACCAGTGCATTGGGTGGGAGACGACAGTGGAAGTGCTGGAAACCCTTGCCGCCGCTGTCCGCAAACGCCGTGCCAAACGGCAGGAAGCGTAA
- a CDS encoding type II secretion system protein: MKTPFLNRKSKGFTLIELLVVIAIILTLAGIAMTVVNGVMEKSKVTTARSDCNGLQTAVENYMLDNGRVPVAWSSREMTKQAHKDGQYYVTTAVDDDSRIMSILTNYMDRADEDRKLNPKKTAYFNTTTTDVEGAPGLFFESRGRVGLMDPWESPYYIILNANPDDRTPRVQVGSRMVTKNVAVYSTGKDKQGSTADGHINNPELTEDNVTSW, from the coding sequence ATGAAGACACCTTTTTTGAACCGTAAGTCCAAGGGATTCACGTTGATTGAATTGCTTGTGGTGATTGCCATTATCCTGACGCTGGCCGGCATCGCCATGACGGTGGTGAACGGCGTGATGGAAAAATCCAAGGTTACCACGGCGCGAAGCGACTGCAACGGCCTGCAGACGGCTGTGGAAAATTACATGCTGGACAACGGCCGCGTTCCCGTGGCCTGGAGCAGCCGGGAAATGACCAAGCAGGCCCACAAGGACGGACAGTATTACGTGACAACCGCCGTGGACGACGATAGCCGCATCATGAGCATCCTGACCAATTATATGGACCGGGCGGATGAGGACAGAAAGCTGAATCCCAAGAAAACGGCTTATTTCAATACGACGACTACGGATGTGGAAGGCGCTCCCGGCCTGTTTTTTGAAAGCCGCGGCCGTGTGGGCCTGATGGATCCTTGGGAATCTCCCTATTACATCATTTTGAATGCCAACCCTGACGACCGTACTCCCCGTGTTCAGGTAGGTTCCCGGATGGTGACCAAGAACGTGGCCGTTTACAGCACCGGCAAGGACAAGCAGGGCAGCACGGCGGACGGCCATATCAACAATCCGGAATTGACGGAAGACAATGTGACTTCCTGGTAA
- the secG gene encoding preprotein translocase subunit SecG, with translation MNLFLADSLNISIQLLFAVLVIVSLLLLGVVLMQRPKQEGLGAAFGAAITDQAFGARTTDVLKKATVYFGTAFMVLCLGLGMLINRQHVKSSESLLSPEMMKAAARQEASVPAKTPEELQQEELRRRAAEAEAASSQAPAPSVPEAPVPASAETPVPSN, from the coding sequence ATGAACCTTTTTTTAGCAGATTCACTCAATATCAGCATTCAGTTACTTTTTGCCGTTTTGGTGATTGTATCACTTCTCCTTCTGGGCGTAGTGCTTATGCAGAGGCCCAAGCAGGAAGGGCTGGGAGCCGCCTTTGGCGCAGCCATTACGGACCAGGCCTTTGGCGCCCGGACGACGGATGTGCTGAAAAAAGCCACGGTGTACTTCGGAACCGCGTTCATGGTTCTTTGCCTGGGGCTGGGCATGCTGATCAACCGGCAGCACGTTAAGAGTTCGGAAAGCCTGTTGAGCCCGGAAATGATGAAGGCTGCCGCCAGGCAGGAAGCTTCCGTTCCCGCCAAGACGCCGGAAGAACTCCAGCAGGAGGAGCTGCGCAGGCGCGCCGCTGAGGCGGAAGCCGCTTCTTCTCAGGCTCCGGCTCCCTCCGTGCCCGAAGCTCCGGTTCCTGCTTCCGCAGAAACCCCTGTCCCCTCCAATTAA
- a CDS encoding aspartate 1-decarboxylase yields MLVEQLKSKIHRAMITRGDVQYEGSIEIPADLMAAVDLWPGEKVLVASVTSGNRLETYALQGPAGTGNIIMNGGAAHLIKTGERVVIMSFALSDKPIIPKKIVCNEHNEIIS; encoded by the coding sequence ATGTTGGTTGAGCAGTTAAAATCAAAAATTCATCGCGCCATGATTACCCGTGGCGATGTTCAATATGAAGGCAGTATTGAAATTCCTGCCGATTTGATGGCCGCCGTGGATTTGTGGCCCGGGGAAAAAGTTCTCGTGGCGTCCGTCACGTCCGGGAACCGTCTGGAAACATATGCTCTCCAGGGGCCTGCCGGCACGGGGAACATCATCATGAACGGCGGTGCGGCCCATTTAATCAAGACGGGCGAACGGGTGGTCATTATGAGTTTTGCCTTGTCGGACAAGCCCATCATCCCCAAGAAAATCGTCTGCAACGAGCATAACGAAATCATTTCCTAG
- the ribF gene encoding riboflavin biosynthesis protein RibF gives MVIYREFKELKSLAAPVHWAVGMFDGVHLGHAGVIAAAVKGAVLDGGIPAVLTFRTHPLARVRPESVPPAIMGEDAEKFALMEELGVKAVLSLEFSSRLASMSPEEFIGELCSSCRVAQIAVGEDWHFGRGRAGNVETLRLLSCRYGFRVTAVPPILQDGERISSTRIREAVREADFLQVAGMLGRPYRWKGPVIHGRQLGRLLDYPTANIRPGCGLQPPHGVYAVRARVAGKKYGGVANLGVRPTVEGETGELLLETHLFGHPGDIYGREMEVEPVRFLRPEIKFPSLEELKSQLARDAAHAAEALEEGE, from the coding sequence ATGGTCATTTACCGGGAATTCAAGGAATTGAAAAGCCTTGCCGCCCCCGTACACTGGGCCGTGGGGATGTTTGACGGGGTGCATCTGGGACATGCCGGAGTGATTGCCGCGGCGGTGAAAGGGGCTGTTCTTGACGGAGGAATTCCCGCCGTGCTGACATTCCGCACCCATCCGCTGGCCCGGGTGAGGCCGGAAAGCGTGCCGCCCGCCATCATGGGGGAAGATGCTGAAAAATTTGCCTTGATGGAAGAGCTGGGGGTGAAGGCGGTGCTGTCGCTGGAATTTTCTTCCAGGCTGGCGTCCATGAGCCCGGAAGAGTTTATTGGGGAACTTTGTTCCTCCTGCCGGGTGGCTCAGATTGCCGTGGGAGAGGACTGGCATTTTGGCCGCGGCAGGGCAGGAAATGTAGAAACCCTGCGCCTGCTGTCCTGCCGCTACGGGTTCCGGGTGACGGCCGTTCCTCCTATTCTGCAGGACGGGGAGCGCATAAGCAGCACCCGGATTCGCGAAGCCGTGCGCGAGGCGGATTTTTTACAGGTTGCCGGCATGCTTGGCCGTCCCTACCGCTGGAAGGGCCCGGTGATTCACGGGCGCCAACTGGGGCGCCTGCTGGACTACCCCACGGCCAATATAAGACCCGGTTGCGGGTTACAGCCTCCCCATGGCGTTTACGCCGTGCGCGCCCGGGTGGCCGGCAAAAAATACGGAGGCGTAGCCAATCTGGGGGTGCGCCCCACCGTGGAAGGTGAGACGGGGGAACTTTTGCTGGAAACGCATTTATTCGGCCACCCGGGGGATATTTACGGGCGGGAGATGGAAGTGGAACCGGTCCGTTTCCTAAGGCCGGAAATCAAATTCCCCTCTTTGGAAGAATTGAAAAGCCAGCTTGCCCGGGATGCCGCCCATGCCGCGGAAGCGCTGGAGGAGGGGGAGTAA
- the truB gene encoding tRNA pseudouridine(55) synthase TruB: MNVSDSIQVPSGVLLIDKARDMTSHDVVAIARRSLGIKKIGHCGTLDPMATGLLMLVVGKATKLQDKLMCEHKEYAGTLMLGVETSSQDAMGEIVAEYSVDGVTEQAVREAFDRFDGAFEQIPPMVSAIKKDGVPLYKLARKGQEIVREPRPVEVFGHGISRVAIPEVDFTVQCSKGFYVRSYAYDIGKALGCGAHLSALRRTRSGSFTLDRAITVDTLKTAPREELFRAMLSLKELADILIAG; the protein is encoded by the coding sequence ATGAATGTTTCAGATTCCATCCAGGTTCCTTCGGGCGTCCTGTTGATTGACAAGGCGCGGGACATGACTTCCCACGATGTGGTGGCAATTGCGCGCCGTTCCCTGGGAATTAAGAAAATAGGCCATTGCGGCACGCTGGATCCCATGGCTACGGGATTGCTGATGCTGGTGGTAGGGAAGGCGACCAAGCTTCAGGACAAGTTGATGTGCGAACACAAGGAATACGCCGGAACCCTTATGCTGGGCGTGGAGACTTCCTCTCAAGATGCCATGGGAGAAATAGTGGCGGAGTATTCCGTAGACGGAGTGACGGAACAGGCCGTGCGTGAAGCGTTTGACCGGTTTGACGGAGCTTTTGAACAAATTCCTCCGATGGTTTCCGCCATCAAAAAGGACGGGGTGCCGCTGTACAAACTGGCCCGGAAAGGTCAGGAAATTGTGCGGGAGCCGCGGCCTGTGGAAGTGTTTGGCCACGGAATTTCACGCGTGGCCATTCCGGAAGTGGATTTTACCGTTCAATGTTCCAAAGGTTTTTATGTGCGGTCCTATGCTTATGATATTGGGAAGGCATTGGGCTGCGGAGCGCATTTGAGCGCCCTCCGGCGCACCAGGTCTGGTTCTTTTACGCTGGACCGCGCCATTACGGTGGACACCCTGAAAACCGCGCCCAGGGAGGAACTGTTCCGGGCCATGCTTTCCCTGAAGGAGCTGGCGGATATTCTGATTGCCGGGTAG
- a CDS encoding DHH family phosphoesterase, with the protein MEDWKHYPQFAPLADLIRSHGSFAVIAHVHPDGDAIGSTLALGEALKQMGKKVVMMNEDGVPSNLAFMPGVENIIPTPDEPVDVEVAISVDNGALKRLGERSLEALAGVKVWANIDHHRTNELFGDVQCVLPDECATGAVLYYFFKYLGVPVTPVMRDALYVAVSTDTGSFQYQMTTAAVMELAADLIRMGVDVQDINRQLYQEKPWVKMQLMREALNGMKLTPDGRICTFCLTNEAKARIGSRPEDTEGLIDLLRSVQGVWLAAYLEETEEDPRIRISLRSKTPEISVAELASRFGGGGHSMAAGVRIRGPIEEVRLTILKAMREEVERVIRQKIS; encoded by the coding sequence ATGGAAGATTGGAAACATTATCCCCAATTCGCGCCTTTGGCGGATCTGATCCGCAGCCACGGCAGTTTTGCGGTAATTGCGCATGTTCACCCGGACGGCGACGCTATCGGCTCCACGCTGGCTTTGGGGGAAGCCCTGAAGCAAATGGGAAAGAAGGTGGTGATGATGAACGAGGACGGGGTGCCTTCCAATCTGGCCTTTATGCCGGGTGTGGAAAATATTATTCCCACGCCTGATGAGCCGGTGGATGTGGAAGTAGCCATTTCCGTGGATAACGGCGCGCTCAAGAGGCTGGGAGAACGCAGCCTGGAGGCTTTGGCGGGAGTGAAGGTGTGGGCGAACATCGACCACCATCGGACGAACGAGCTGTTTGGAGACGTTCAGTGCGTTTTGCCGGACGAATGCGCCACGGGGGCGGTTTTATATTACTTTTTCAAGTATCTGGGCGTTCCCGTCACTCCGGTGATGCGAGACGCCCTTTACGTGGCCGTCAGCACGGATACGGGGTCTTTCCAATATCAGATGACGACGGCGGCCGTCATGGAACTGGCTGCGGATTTGATCCGGATGGGCGTTGACGTCCAGGACATCAACCGCCAGCTTTACCAGGAAAAGCCGTGGGTGAAAATGCAGTTGATGCGTGAGGCGCTGAACGGAATGAAGCTGACGCCGGACGGCAGGATTTGCACGTTTTGCCTGACGAATGAGGCAAAAGCCCGGATTGGAAGCCGTCCGGAAGATACGGAAGGCCTGATTGATCTTCTGCGTTCCGTGCAGGGAGTCTGGCTGGCCGCTTATCTGGAAGAAACGGAGGAAGATCCCCGCATCCGTATTTCCCTGAGATCCAAGACGCCTGAAATATCCGTCGCGGAGCTGGCCTCCCGTTTCGGCGGAGGCGGCCATTCCATGGCCGCCGGAGTGCGTATCCGGGGGCCTATTGAAGAAGTGCGCCTTACTATCCTGAAGGCCATGCGGGAAGAAGTGGAACGCGTGATCCGACAGAAAATTTCATGA
- a CDS encoding metallophosphoesterase — MPFSVKILRFFGILLLSLCALGVAGMTWAYLVEPNLLFVRKVDYRVPQWKGKGTPVKVVIAGDLHLMPTAFDEVRALRYVQRIMRLRPDLILLVGDYARGSSENASMDPATAARLLKGLTAPCGVFAIQGNHDFTFGWNNWSRELKQAGITVLEDQSSLVTFKGGRQLQLSGILDTTRNVRKRLPKRQSPDIPHFLLSHRPETDHILSHRDVDIVISGHTHGGQVCLPFGLLRFEASPDHALPYTYPWHISGGNTYLITKGLGTSTLPLRFNCPPEIYLLELH; from the coding sequence ATGCCCTTTTCCGTCAAAATACTCCGGTTTTTCGGCATTCTCCTGCTGAGTCTCTGCGCGCTCGGCGTGGCCGGCATGACCTGGGCGTACCTGGTAGAACCCAATCTTCTGTTTGTCAGGAAAGTGGACTACCGTGTCCCCCAGTGGAAAGGGAAGGGAACACCCGTTAAAGTCGTTATTGCCGGCGATTTGCACTTGATGCCCACTGCGTTTGATGAAGTGAGGGCCCTGCGCTATGTTCAGAGGATCATGCGGCTTCGGCCGGACCTGATTCTGCTGGTTGGAGACTATGCCCGGGGAAGCAGCGAAAACGCCAGCATGGATCCCGCTACGGCCGCCCGGCTACTGAAAGGCCTGACGGCTCCCTGCGGGGTCTTCGCTATCCAGGGAAACCATGATTTCACCTTCGGCTGGAACAACTGGAGCAGGGAACTGAAACAGGCGGGAATCACCGTGCTGGAAGACCAGAGCTCTCTTGTCACGTTCAAGGGCGGAAGGCAGCTCCAGCTTTCCGGAATATTGGATACGACACGCAATGTCAGAAAACGGCTGCCCAAACGCCAGTCGCCGGACATCCCCCATTTCCTGCTTTCCCACCGTCCGGAAACGGACCATATACTTTCCCATAGAGACGTGGACATCGTCATCAGCGGGCACACCCACGGTGGCCAGGTTTGCCTTCCTTTCGGCCTCCTGCGGTTTGAAGCCAGCCCGGACCATGCCCTACCCTACACCTATCCCTGGCATATCTCCGGCGGCAATACCTACCTGATCACCAAGGGACTGGGGACAAGCACACTCCCCCTCCGCTTCAACTGCCCGCCGGAAATCTATCTGCTGGAACTGCATTGA
- a CDS encoding glycosyltransferase family 8 protein, producing the protein MNNPMKKNEFAVVLASDNRGILPLSVTVFSLLNTAGPETFYKIYVLSDGIDGENWASVERLAAPFDCRLEFIDVSGILEKHDFPHTEQWPVPAWGRVFIPELLKEERGNILYLDIDVLVCRDLTELFRTNMDGKAIGVVFENFSRPGSHFNERLEMPLTCTGYFNSGVLLMNVDVFREKNLVRAVLDYAVTHRDRLTCPDQDALNGALCELTVPLHPRWNWHDGLTRRILKNDPREQFWRGVTPRQAVEAALEPGILHYQGVHKPWRYNWRYEGERYERVMREAGLLRGPLPGRTLPAVLKKHLYRPVYRMTARKILRLKEGFDNRLL; encoded by the coding sequence ATGAATAATCCGATGAAAAAGAATGAATTTGCCGTCGTCCTGGCCAGTGACAACAGGGGCATTCTACCTTTGAGCGTTACTGTCTTTTCTTTGCTGAATACTGCCGGTCCGGAGACTTTTTACAAAATTTACGTTCTTTCCGACGGCATTGACGGAGAGAACTGGGCGAGCGTGGAGCGGCTGGCCGCTCCGTTCGATTGCCGTCTGGAGTTCATAGACGTTTCCGGCATTTTGGAAAAGCACGACTTCCCCCATACGGAACAATGGCCGGTGCCAGCCTGGGGACGCGTGTTCATTCCGGAATTATTGAAGGAAGAGCGGGGCAATATTCTGTATCTGGACATTGACGTTCTGGTTTGCCGGGATTTGACGGAGCTGTTCCGGACGAATATGGACGGAAAAGCAATAGGGGTGGTGTTTGAGAATTTTTCCAGACCCGGTTCCCATTTTAACGAACGTCTTGAGATGCCGCTGACCTGCACGGGATATTTCAATTCCGGCGTGCTGCTGATGAATGTGGATGTCTTCCGGGAGAAGAATCTGGTCAGGGCTGTGCTGGATTATGCCGTCACTCACCGGGACAGGCTGACATGTCCGGACCAGGATGCCTTGAACGGAGCCCTGTGCGAGCTGACTGTGCCGCTGCACCCGCGCTGGAACTGGCATGACGGTTTGACGCGCCGCATTTTGAAAAACGATCCCCGGGAACAGTTCTGGCGCGGCGTCACGCCGCGCCAGGCGGTGGAAGCGGCTTTGGAACCGGGCATTCTTCATTACCAGGGGGTGCACAAGCCCTGGCGGTATAATTGGCGTTATGAAGGGGAACGTTACGAACGGGTTATGCGTGAAGCCGGGCTGCTGCGCGGTCCGCTGCCCGGAAGAACGCTCCCGGCCGTCTTGAAAAAGCACCTTTACCGGCCTGTTTACCGGATGACGGCCAGAAAGATTTTAAGGCTGAAGGAAGGGTTTGATAACCGGCTCCTTTGA